One window of the Ureibacillus sp. FSL W7-1570 genome contains the following:
- the rph gene encoding ribonuclease PH — protein MRVDRREVNELRPVSIETDYLMHPEGSVLIQVGNTKVICTATLEDKVPSFLRGQGKGWITAEYSMLPRATQERTVREASRGKIGGRTMEIQRLIGRALRAVVDLEALGEKTIWIDCDVIQADGGTRTASITGAFVALTQAIAKLHKETPFEKFPVTDFLAATSVGFIESIGPVLDLNYAEDFEAMVDMNLVMTGSGRFVEIQGTGEEATFSRDELNALLDLGDKGIRELIEIQKSVLGEDAKLIQTEESEE, from the coding sequence ATGAGAGTAGATAGAAGAGAAGTAAACGAATTAAGACCAGTCTCTATAGAAACGGATTATTTGATGCATCCTGAAGGTTCAGTATTGATTCAAGTTGGAAATACAAAAGTGATTTGCACAGCCACATTGGAAGACAAGGTGCCAAGTTTTCTTCGTGGACAAGGGAAAGGCTGGATCACTGCAGAATATTCCATGCTGCCAAGAGCCACACAAGAGCGGACAGTCCGTGAAGCATCCCGGGGGAAAATCGGCGGCCGTACGATGGAAATCCAGCGTTTAATTGGACGGGCACTGCGGGCAGTGGTCGATTTGGAAGCATTGGGGGAAAAAACGATTTGGATAGACTGCGATGTCATTCAAGCGGATGGAGGAACGCGTACGGCTTCCATTACAGGTGCATTTGTTGCCTTGACACAGGCCATTGCAAAACTTCATAAAGAAACCCCATTTGAAAAGTTCCCTGTGACAGATTTCTTGGCTGCGACAAGTGTAGGTTTCATCGAATCCATCGGTCCTGTGTTGGATTTGAATTATGCGGAAGATTTTGAAGCAATGGTGGATATGAATCTTGTCATGACAGGAAGCGGCCGGTTTGTTGAAATTCAGGGTACCGGGGAGGAAGCGACTTTTTCCCGCGATGAATTGAATGCATTGCTTGATTTGGGGGATAAAGGGATTCGCGAATTGATTGAAATACAAAAATCGGTTCTTGGCGAAGATGCGAAGCTCATTCAAACAGAGGAGTCGGAAGAATGA
- the racE gene encoding glutamate racemase has protein sequence MNAPIGVIDSGVGGLTVAKQIIKALPNETIYYIGDTARCPYGPRRKEEVLKFTLQLARALEKKHIKMLVVACNTATAVALDALREQLSIPVVGVINAGARAAVKKTRRNEIVVLATEGTIKSGAYERALLSLNTKAKIIPLACPTFVPLVESGEYEGQFAFDLVANGLKPLENKSFDTVILGCTHYPMIQHHIEKVVGPNVTVLSSAEETAKEVKELLNYQHLFRTEKSKPHHIFYVTGSVPIFRSIAENWLEMEHLDIRKIHLK, from the coding sequence GTGAATGCCCCGATAGGCGTTATTGATTCAGGAGTTGGCGGCTTAACGGTTGCAAAACAGATCATCAAAGCTTTACCTAATGAAACAATCTATTATATTGGAGATACTGCAAGGTGCCCTTATGGCCCACGAAGAAAGGAAGAGGTTCTCAAATTTACGCTGCAATTGGCAAGAGCATTGGAAAAGAAACATATTAAAATGCTCGTCGTCGCATGTAATACGGCAACAGCGGTTGCATTGGACGCGTTAAGGGAACAGCTTTCGATTCCGGTAGTGGGCGTCATCAATGCAGGAGCCCGGGCAGCGGTGAAAAAAACACGGCGCAATGAAATTGTCGTACTTGCAACGGAAGGAACCATAAAAAGCGGTGCATATGAACGTGCACTTCTTTCATTAAACACAAAGGCGAAAATCATTCCTCTTGCGTGTCCGACATTTGTGCCGCTTGTGGAAAGCGGAGAATATGAAGGACAGTTTGCATTCGACCTTGTAGCCAATGGATTAAAGCCGCTTGAAAATAAAAGTTTTGATACAGTCATTTTAGGTTGTACCCACTATCCGATGATCCAACATCATATCGAAAAGGTAGTGGGACCCAATGTGACCGTTTTATCTTCAGCGGAAGAAACGGCAAAAGAAGTAAAGGAACTTTTGAACTATCAACATTTGTTTCGAACAGAAAAAAGCAAACCGCATCATATTTTCTATGTGACCGGCTCTGTGCCCATTTTCCGTTCCATCGCTGAAAATTGGCTGGAAATGGAACATCTGGATATCCGAAAAATACATTTAAAATAA
- a CDS encoding LuxR C-terminal-related transcriptional regulator — translation MSSPQHRSLLTKREREIFQLLILDYSTKEISQKLGISEKTVRNHISNTIQKLGVSSRSQALIELLRLDELSLH, via the coding sequence ATGAGTAGCCCGCAGCATCGTTCGCTACTAACGAAAAGAGAGCGGGAAATATTCCAATTATTAATTTTGGATTATTCCACAAAAGAAATATCCCAGAAATTGGGTATCAGTGAAAAAACAGTGAGAAATCATATTTCGAACACAATCCAAAAGCTGGGAGTTTCCAGCAGGTCACAGGCACTGATCGAGTTGTTAAGGCTAGACGAATTATCATTGCACTAA
- a CDS encoding thioesterase family protein, giving the protein MKEAYIDDLQQWEKEFKFYTEEIVRFGDVDMYGHLNNVVPFSYFEHARIEYFKWLNIKSNWGSQDEQLIPVAADLQCDYLKQVYYEEKLRVYVKTARVGNSSIDLHYMVKNEKDEIVLTGRGALVQINKETGRPAPWTEEQKAILIGK; this is encoded by the coding sequence ATGAAAGAAGCTTATATTGACGATTTACAACAATGGGAGAAAGAATTTAAATTTTACACTGAAGAAATAGTCCGGTTTGGTGATGTAGACATGTATGGCCATTTGAACAATGTGGTGCCTTTTTCTTATTTTGAACATGCCCGCATTGAGTATTTCAAATGGCTGAACATCAAAAGCAATTGGGGTTCGCAAGATGAACAATTGATCCCCGTTGCAGCGGATTTGCAATGCGATTATTTGAAGCAGGTCTATTACGAAGAGAAATTGAGGGTTTATGTGAAAACAGCCCGTGTGGGGAATTCATCCATAGATCTTCATTATATGGTAAAAAATGAAAAAGATGAAATTGTATTAACGGGAAGAGGGGCTTTGGTGCAAATCAATAAGGAAACAGGAAGACCTGCCCCATGGACTGAGGAACAAAAGGCAATATTAATTGGGAAATAG
- the sdhB gene encoding succinate dehydrogenase iron-sulfur subunit, producing MSTQQVESGKKVRFKILRQDNPNGASRWEEFDVPYRPGMNVISALMYIRQNPVTADGKQTTPVTWDMNCLEEVCGACSMVINGRPRQSCSALVDQLEQPIRLEPMKTFPVVRDLQVDRSRMFNALKKVKAWIPIDGSYDLGEGPRMPERKRQWAYELSKCMTCGVCFEACPNVSEKSSFIGPAPLSQVRLFNTHPTGAMNKDERLDAIMGEGGLANCGNSQNCVAACPKGIPLTTSIASLNRATTVHMFRKFFGSDHMVD from the coding sequence ATGAGTACACAACAAGTGGAAAGTGGAAAAAAAGTAAGATTTAAAATTTTACGTCAAGATAATCCAAATGGTGCGAGCCGCTGGGAAGAATTTGATGTACCATATCGCCCAGGCATGAACGTGATTTCGGCATTAATGTATATTCGTCAAAATCCAGTAACTGCTGATGGAAAACAAACAACACCAGTTACTTGGGATATGAACTGCCTCGAAGAAGTTTGTGGTGCATGTTCGATGGTGATTAATGGTCGTCCACGTCAATCCTGCTCTGCGTTGGTCGATCAACTTGAACAACCAATTCGCCTTGAACCAATGAAAACTTTCCCAGTTGTGCGTGACTTGCAAGTTGACCGTAGCCGTATGTTCAATGCGTTGAAAAAAGTTAAAGCGTGGATTCCAATTGACGGATCCTACGACTTGGGTGAAGGTCCACGCATGCCTGAACGTAAACGTCAATGGGCATATGAATTATCAAAATGCATGACTTGCGGTGTTTGTTTCGAAGCTTGTCCAAATGTTTCCGAGAAATCCAGCTTCATTGGTCCGGCTCCGCTTTCTCAAGTGCGTCTGTTCAACACACATCCAACAGGTGCGATGAACAAAGACGAACGTTTGGATGCAATCATGGGTGAAGGTGGACTAGCAAACTGCGGTAACTCTCAAAACTGTGTTGCTGCATGTCCTAAAGGTATTCCTTTAACAACATCCATTGCTTCTCTAAACAGAGCGACAACTGTTCACATGTTCCGCAAATTCTTCGGTTCCGACCACATGGTAGACTAA
- the sdhA gene encoding succinate dehydrogenase flavoprotein subunit, which translates to MAKKKLIVVGGGLAGLMATMKAAELGTEVELFSLVPVKRSHSVCAQGGINGAVNTKGEGDSPWIHFDDTIYGGDFLANQPPVKAMCEAAPGIIHMFDRMGVMFNRTPEGLLDFRRFGGTLHHRTAFAGATTGQQLLYALDEQVRRYEVEGLVTKYEHWEFLGIVLDDEGVCRGIVAQDLKTSEIKSFRSDAVVMATGGPGIIFGKSTNSVINTGSAASIVYQQGASYANGEFIQIHPTAIPGDDKNRLMSESARGEGGRIWTYKDGKPWYFLEEKYPKYGNLVPRDIATREIFDVCVNQKLGINGENIVYLDLSHKDPHELDVKLGGIIEIYEKFVGDDPRKVPMKIFPAVHYSMGGLWVDYDQMTEIPGLFAAGECDYSQHGANRLGANSLLSAIYGGMVAGPNAVKYMEGLRRHADDLPQSLYDQYEKQEQQKWDNILNMDKGNENAYLLHKELGELMTDNVTVVRYNDRLQKTYDTLGDMLERWENINIHDTQKWSNQGAHFTRQLKNMLYLARVITKGALLRNESRGAHYKPEFPERDDENFLKTTMAKFDPSTGEPIITYQDVDVSLIPPRKRDYSSKGDN; encoded by the coding sequence ATGGCTAAAAAGAAATTAATCGTTGTTGGAGGCGGCTTGGCTGGTCTAATGGCAACGATGAAAGCAGCCGAATTGGGTACTGAAGTAGAATTATTCTCATTAGTTCCTGTTAAACGTTCACACTCAGTATGTGCACAAGGCGGAATTAATGGTGCAGTAAATACAAAAGGTGAAGGGGATTCTCCATGGATCCACTTTGACGATACAATTTACGGTGGGGACTTCTTGGCAAACCAACCACCAGTTAAAGCGATGTGTGAAGCAGCACCTGGTATCATTCACATGTTCGACCGTATGGGAGTTATGTTCAACCGTACTCCTGAAGGTTTACTTGACTTCCGTCGTTTCGGTGGTACATTGCATCACCGTACTGCATTCGCAGGTGCAACAACAGGTCAACAATTGCTTTACGCTCTTGATGAACAAGTTCGCCGCTACGAAGTGGAAGGTTTAGTAACAAAATATGAACACTGGGAATTCCTTGGTATCGTTCTTGACGATGAAGGAGTTTGCCGTGGTATCGTAGCGCAAGATTTGAAAACTTCCGAAATCAAATCATTCCGCTCTGATGCAGTAGTTATGGCAACAGGTGGTCCTGGTATCATCTTCGGTAAATCAACAAACTCTGTCATCAACACTGGTTCAGCAGCGTCTATCGTATATCAACAAGGTGCATCATATGCGAACGGTGAGTTCATCCAAATTCACCCAACTGCGATTCCTGGTGACGACAAAAACCGTCTAATGAGTGAATCTGCCCGCGGTGAAGGTGGACGTATCTGGACATATAAAGATGGTAAACCTTGGTACTTCTTAGAGGAAAAATATCCTAAATATGGTAACTTAGTACCTCGTGACATCGCAACTCGTGAAATTTTCGATGTTTGCGTAAACCAAAAATTAGGTATCAATGGTGAAAACATCGTATACCTTGACTTGTCTCACAAAGATCCGCATGAACTTGACGTTAAACTCGGCGGTATCATTGAAATTTACGAAAAATTCGTTGGTGACGACCCACGTAAAGTACCAATGAAAATCTTCCCTGCAGTTCACTACTCAATGGGTGGATTATGGGTTGACTACGATCAAATGACTGAAATTCCTGGTCTATTTGCTGCCGGAGAATGTGACTACAGTCAACACGGTGCAAACCGTTTAGGCGCGAACTCCTTGCTTTCTGCGATTTACGGCGGTATGGTTGCCGGACCTAACGCAGTTAAATACATGGAAGGCTTGAGAAGACATGCGGACGATCTGCCACAATCTCTATATGATCAATATGAAAAACAAGAGCAGCAAAAATGGGATAACATCCTAAATATGGATAAAGGAAATGAAAACGCATACTTGCTTCATAAAGAACTAGGCGAATTGATGACAGACAACGTAACAGTTGTACGTTATAATGACCGCCTACAAAAAACATATGACACACTTGGTGATATGTTGGAACGTTGGGAAAATATCAACATCCACGACACTCAAAAATGGAGCAACCAAGGCGCACACTTCACTCGTCAATTGAAAAACATGTTGTATCTTGCACGAGTAATCACAAAAGGTGCTTTATTGCGTAACGAATCACGCGGTGCGCACTATAAACCGGAATTCCCAGAACGTGACGATGAAAACTTCTTGAAAACAACAATGGCGAAATTCGATCCATCTACTGGAGAGCCAATCATTACTTATCAAGATGTGGACGTATCATTAATTCCACCTCGTAAACGTGACTACTCTTCGAAAGGGGATAATTAA